ACGCGCCAGATTTCGGTGACCAGGGTTTCGCCGGGAAAGACCGGCGAGGCAAAACGGATGTCCAGTGCCCGAAAGCGTGAGGCATCGCCGCCCGCACACTGGCGCAACAGGGCACGGGTGACCAGGCCATAGCTGGCCAGCCCATGAAGAATGGGGCGCTCAAAGCCTGCGGCCGTGGCGACTGCGGGGTCTGCATGCAGAGGGTTGTAATCGCCGCAGAGGCGGTAGAGCAGCGCGGCCTCGGGGCGGGTTGCCTGGATGTCCGTGAAGTGCGGTGCGCTGTCTTGCGGCGTGGCTTGCAGCGCGGGCAGCGGGGTGTCCGTGGGCTGCCCGGTCTGGCTGAAGCCGCCATCACCGCGTAGAAAAGATACCTGCTGTACGGTGGCCAACAGAGTGCCGTCGGCTGTCTCCAGGCGACGCTCCGTCACCATGATGCAGCCCTTGCCTTCGCCCTTGTCCGTCAGATGGGTGACCCGGTTGTGGCCCACGACCTGAGCGGCAGATGGTAGCGGTCGGTGCAGCCGCATGCGCTGTTCGCCATGCAGCAGTCTGACCCAGTCGATGCCGGTATCCGGCTCGCGCGCCCAGAAGCCGGGGTAACCCAGGACCACGGCCTGAGAAGGCAGGGTGAGCAGGCCCTGGCCGTCCTTGCCTTCATACACATAGGGCAGGGCGCTGTGATCCAGCGGGTCGTTGCCCAGACCCAGGCTGAGCGCATACAGCATGCTGTCGCGTGCGCTGTACTGC
This DNA window, taken from Comamonas testosteroni TK102, encodes the following:
- a CDS encoding MaoC/PaaZ C-terminal domain-containing protein, which produces MAIDYHHLKARHFEPVRQQYSARDSMLYALSLGLGNDPLDHSALPYVYEGKDGQGLLTLPSQAVVLGYPGFWAREPDTGIDWVRLLHGEQRMRLHRPLPSAAQVVGHNRVTHLTDKGEGKGCIMVTERRLETADGTLLATVQQVSFLRGDGGFSQTGQPTDTPLPALQATPQDSAPHFTDIQATRPEAALLYRLCGDYNPLHADPAVATAAGFERPILHGLASYGLVTRALLRQCAGGDASRFRALDIRFASPVFPGETLVTEIWRVPGSQTHYQLRAKVQERDKVVLSHGFAELV